A genomic region of Actinomycetes bacterium contains the following coding sequences:
- a CDS encoding methyltransferase domain-containing protein: protein MRPSPLADVVASVVGKNPPVALRFYDGGRIGPPKPAATIDVRSPDALSRILTAPGELGFARAYVAGDIEIDGDIYAALELRHSIPSPKLTLQQWAKALRVAGPAALRPLRPPPEEAHQRGRLHSLRRDAQSISHHYDVSNDFYSMVLGPAMVYSCAMFADDDTSLEAAQWAKLELISTKLALAPGMRLLDVGCGWGSMLIHAAKHHGVEAVGVTLSTEQAELARARVRAEGLADRVEVRVQDYREVAGQRFDAVSSIGMSEHVGADELPGYFLKLHSLLEPGGRLLNHAITRPPGSASAIGGRTFMSRYVFPDAALVEVGEVITSMQSAGFEAQHMESLRRHYALTLRQWVANLEANWDRCVDDVGLARARIWRLYMAGSALGFEDGRIGISQVLASRDRSAAFPRRPDWSASPVAPPDPFGAPVGRASVKTTASP from the coding sequence ATGCGCCCGAGTCCGTTGGCGGATGTGGTGGCGTCGGTGGTCGGCAAGAATCCGCCCGTCGCGCTGCGCTTCTACGACGGCGGGCGGATCGGCCCACCTAAGCCCGCAGCAACGATCGACGTGCGCTCGCCGGACGCGCTCTCGCGCATCCTCACAGCCCCCGGTGAGCTGGGGTTCGCCCGGGCCTACGTGGCCGGGGACATCGAGATCGATGGTGACATCTACGCGGCGCTCGAGCTGCGCCACAGCATCCCGAGCCCGAAGCTCACGCTCCAGCAGTGGGCCAAGGCGCTTCGCGTCGCAGGCCCGGCCGCGTTGCGTCCCCTGCGCCCACCGCCCGAGGAGGCCCACCAGCGGGGTCGGCTGCATTCGCTTCGCCGCGACGCACAGAGCATCTCGCACCACTACGACGTATCGAACGACTTCTACTCGATGGTGCTCGGCCCGGCGATGGTCTACTCGTGTGCCATGTTCGCCGACGACGACACGTCACTGGAAGCGGCGCAGTGGGCCAAGCTCGAGCTGATCAGCACGAAGCTGGCGCTCGCCCCGGGCATGCGATTGCTGGACGTCGGATGTGGCTGGGGGTCGATGTTGATCCACGCGGCCAAGCATCACGGTGTTGAGGCCGTCGGGGTGACCCTCTCGACCGAACAGGCGGAGTTGGCCCGCGCCAGGGTCCGCGCCGAGGGTCTGGCCGACCGGGTGGAGGTGCGGGTGCAGGACTACCGCGAGGTGGCTGGGCAGCGATTCGATGCCGTGAGCAGCATCGGCATGTCCGAGCATGTCGGGGCCGACGAACTGCCCGGCTACTTCTTGAAGCTGCACAGCCTGCTCGAGCCCGGTGGCCGCCTCCTCAACCACGCCATCACCCGGCCACCAGGCTCCGCCTCGGCGATCGGCGGGCGCACGTTCATGAGCCGCTACGTGTTCCCGGACGCGGCGCTGGTCGAGGTCGGCGAGGTCATCACATCGATGCAGTCGGCCGGATTCGAGGCACAGCACATGGAATCGTTGCGCCGGCACTACGCGCTGACCCTGCGCCAGTGGGTCGCCAACCTCGAGGCCAACTGGGACCGCTGCGTGGACGACGTGGGCCTCGCCCGGGCGCGGATCTGGCGGCTGTACATGGCCGGTTCGGCGCTCGGCTTCGAGGACGGCCGCATAGGCATCTCCCAGGTGCTGGCGAGCCGCGACCGCTCAGCTGCGTTCCCGCGGCGACCCGACTGGTCGGCCTCACCGGTCGCCCCGCCAGACCCGTTCGGTGCGCCGGTGGGGCGGGCATCGGTCAAGACCACCGCGTCGCCGTAG